One segment of Niabella beijingensis DNA contains the following:
- a CDS encoding PKD domain-containing protein, whose product MIVAVFAWSKLYSQEVPPSPSVADSSIRVAAAADTFKFSVLLPALTQIPGAPEPFYTHLWDFGDGHFSTESSPEHRYAEARDYDVYLYAVNNYDDGKKPERKKIKVAAKADNSVASVSVAEKDFFKANGVFELKYNCMAKPNDTMVLLAGWKNTGTEEDQGKLYLFLNEKIFEQTCFENKGFRFFNRGDSSVPVMPDPMTALEPGKQLKITESGSPPSSVVKIQNYAEANSTLMSTMLLYKNSYVVELGPTAPGTAHFTLAELKVTPEMIRDTNATVTVTGVYVPKKGNPVMHRLNIPVVNSHDPNKMNLKGGRLSYRFLSRHKELTYKVRFQNTGKGPARKVALEISTPAALDPQTVAIKDLSPFCSPCSPGGEKRGCWELEKKETGVRFTFHGIYLPGTNQKGVEDKDSTKGFMEFSIVTKKKLDPVPFKARTAIYFDKNEPIITNYATGRFRKGLSPIVMAGFEKAWGEGRVSDGLVTGLAIAPLTPFRPFLQLELYYKQGIKTRTGNYTFNQDGVIAIEGRKELRYNRLDSLVTNSVSQLKLIPVQLRHNFGNYFSAGAGISVTVDMGGNTENELTYYGISANGTVEEYKKQAAEKIKSFSDIRVQPFIDIQLGKIKLGPHLGLRYYYNNKNTGYGFLYAGWRF is encoded by the coding sequence TTGATAGTTGCAGTATTTGCCTGGAGTAAGCTTTACAGCCAGGAAGTGCCCCCTTCCCCGTCAGTGGCAGATAGCTCCATCCGGGTAGCCGCAGCTGCAGACACATTTAAATTTTCCGTTTTGTTGCCGGCCCTGACACAGATCCCGGGTGCTCCGGAGCCTTTTTATACTCATCTGTGGGATTTTGGTGACGGGCATTTCAGTACCGAGTCATCGCCGGAACACCGCTATGCGGAAGCGCGGGATTACGATGTGTATTTATATGCAGTGAATAATTATGACGACGGTAAAAAACCGGAACGGAAAAAAATAAAAGTTGCGGCAAAAGCGGATAACAGCGTTGCGTCCGTTTCGGTTGCTGAAAAGGATTTTTTTAAGGCCAACGGGGTATTTGAGCTGAAATACAATTGCATGGCCAAACCCAATGATACCATGGTATTACTGGCCGGCTGGAAGAATACGGGTACAGAGGAAGACCAGGGCAAACTGTATCTGTTCTTAAATGAAAAGATCTTTGAACAGACCTGTTTTGAGAATAAGGGCTTTCGTTTTTTCAACCGTGGCGACAGCTCCGTCCCGGTAATGCCGGACCCTATGACCGCCCTTGAACCCGGGAAACAATTAAAAATCACAGAAAGCGGCAGTCCGCCTTCATCGGTGGTTAAAATTCAAAACTATGCAGAAGCGAACAGCACACTGATGAGCACGATGCTGTTGTATAAGAACAGTTATGTGGTGGAACTCGGCCCTACGGCGCCGGGCACTGCTCATTTTACCCTTGCTGAATTAAAGGTAACCCCCGAGATGATCAGAGACACCAATGCAACGGTGACCGTTACCGGAGTATATGTTCCCAAAAAAGGGAATCCCGTCATGCACCGTCTCAACATCCCCGTGGTCAATTCGCACGACCCGAATAAGATGAACCTGAAAGGGGGCCGGCTGAGTTATCGCTTTTTAAGCAGGCACAAAGAGCTTACCTATAAGGTCCGGTTCCAGAATACCGGGAAAGGCCCCGCCCGCAAGGTGGCGCTGGAGATCAGTACTCCCGCGGCGCTGGATCCGCAGACCGTGGCAATAAAGGATCTCTCCCCTTTTTGCAGTCCCTGTTCCCCCGGTGGCGAAAAACGCGGCTGCTGGGAGCTGGAGAAAAAGGAAACCGGCGTACGGTTTACCTTTCATGGCATCTACCTTCCCGGTACCAATCAAAAGGGTGTGGAGGATAAGGACAGCACCAAGGGGTTTATGGAGTTTTCCATTGTAACAAAGAAGAAACTGGATCCTGTTCCGTTCAAAGCGCGTACGGCGATCTATTTTGATAAAAATGAACCGATCATCACCAATTACGCCACGGGGCGGTTTAGAAAGGGGCTGTCTCCCATTGTAATGGCAGGTTTTGAAAAAGCCTGGGGTGAGGGAAGGGTGAGTGACGGCCTGGTGACCGGTCTGGCAATTGCACCGCTTACGCCGTTCCGGCCATTCCTGCAACTGGAGCTGTATTACAAACAGGGCATAAAGACCCGTACCGGTAATTATACCTTTAACCAGGATGGGGTCATTGCTATTGAAGGCAGGAAAGAACTCCGTTATAATCGGCTGGATTCGCTGGTTACCAATTCGGTTTCCCAGCTCAAACTGATCCCGGTGCAGCTGCGTCATAATTTTGGAAATTATTTTTCAGCAGGTGCGGGTATCAGTGTTACTGTCGATATGGGAGGTAATACTGAAAATGAATTGACCTATTATGGCATTTCTGCCAATGGAACGGTTGAGGAATATAAAAAACAGGCGGCTGAAAAAATAAAGAGCTTTTCCGATATACGGGTACAGCCATTTATAGATATACAACTGGGAAAGATAAAACTCGGCCCCCACCTGGGTCTGAGGTATTATTATAATAACAAAAATACCGGCTACGGATTTCTTTACGCAGGATGGCGGTTCTAG
- a CDS encoding CHAT domain-containing protein: MAVLGIRRPRGGTLLRCLSGSLLLLLFFAAAPVSDTLEQTCRQLQHKDDLEACANFIFDQLDAHPELAVSRESFLKKALWRPPRTTAEKLACFNLLINTGWHLLTQRQIPASVNWYEQAYEFYEQHKRDPELSGEMDFEEFIAKPLGNNYTRLGDFSRAVFIQQRAIDEALAADRNTMIPGLYLNLATTYFRMRNDSAFRNTIAAGLRSTAPGDAAALPLYNLNTEFFIETGNRDSARIWNEYALQMGKKMPLTTTAVQTTLLARARILNLLKKHDEALICLKRIEKYTAADNVELRVETAIETGNTYLLKGRYDSAFAWHQKALQYFRLNKEGLYPDFKVTTALFGVATALLYKDPLAAANWYEKAVLNDYYTEQLLPASLNSTTAAYANRKYSETAIALYHQLFDQYEDQQYLLKALWLTELSKGRRLLNEQRRTALWQQESLLARNNKWVDQLRSLYVLLAETSEGAYKQQLQNNIRQLEFNLNLKERNALLTLPSYAAFEKWVQKEGRQKTLISYYLGDSYSYIIHIRNGVFQHRLDTATTAGRQELVRFIHTYFYTGPAAFNQDPKGYFSRSSALLHTWNPWCEAAPGTVLIAPDGELHNLPFEALSIEAGKPVYWGATAAIGYSFTFLQQAFSGMEQPSSRPVAVFSFEKPHLGFPALPQSAAEASFLNRRFATRWYAAEKTTDSSFMAALNSGSVIHLAAHAVAHNGGQPYLVLKNKLYLGQLQYITTRSPLVVLAACETGSGELRQGEGMQSLGRILLSKGVDGVLSSRWEVDDAASGALIRDFYQALSAGAAPVVALQQARVAYLGEHPTIAAQNPLYWAAYCYQGNNQLVLLRQKKTSALLLSLLFIAAAMAITALVLRYKKLL; encoded by the coding sequence ATGGCGGTTCTAGGTATACGAAGACCCCGGGGAGGCACCTTGCTCCGCTGTCTGTCGGGCAGTCTGCTGCTGCTGTTATTTTTCGCCGCTGCGCCTGTATCCGACACTTTGGAGCAGACCTGCCGTCAGCTGCAGCACAAAGATGATCTGGAGGCCTGCGCCAATTTTATCTTTGACCAGCTGGATGCCCATCCGGAACTGGCTGTCAGCCGCGAAAGCTTCCTGAAGAAAGCACTCTGGCGCCCGCCCCGGACAACGGCTGAGAAGCTGGCCTGTTTCAACCTGCTCATTAATACCGGCTGGCATTTGCTGACACAGCGCCAGATCCCGGCTTCTGTTAACTGGTATGAGCAGGCCTATGAATTTTATGAACAGCATAAGCGGGATCCGGAATTAAGCGGCGAAATGGACTTTGAGGAATTTATTGCCAAGCCCCTGGGAAATAATTACACACGGCTCGGCGATTTTTCCAGGGCCGTTTTTATTCAGCAGCGGGCCATAGACGAAGCACTGGCGGCAGACCGGAATACAATGATACCCGGTCTTTATCTGAACCTGGCCACGACTTATTTCCGCATGCGGAACGACAGCGCCTTCCGCAATACCATCGCTGCGGGGCTCAGGAGCACAGCTCCGGGAGATGCAGCAGCATTACCCTTATACAATCTGAATACCGAGTTTTTTATTGAGACGGGCAACCGCGACAGTGCCCGCATCTGGAATGAGTATGCATTGCAGATGGGTAAGAAAATGCCGCTCACCACAACAGCTGTGCAAACCACCCTGCTGGCACGTGCGCGTATCCTCAACCTGCTGAAAAAGCACGATGAGGCATTGATCTGCCTGAAGCGTATAGAAAAATATACGGCTGCAGACAATGTGGAACTGAGGGTGGAAACCGCCATAGAAACAGGAAATACCTACCTGCTTAAAGGCCGGTACGATAGCGCTTTTGCCTGGCACCAGAAAGCACTACAGTATTTCCGTCTCAATAAAGAAGGACTGTACCCTGATTTTAAAGTGACGACGGCACTTTTTGGAGTGGCTACCGCATTGCTTTACAAGGATCCGCTGGCTGCTGCAAACTGGTATGAAAAAGCGGTGCTGAATGATTACTATACGGAACAGCTGCTGCCGGCTTCACTAAACAGCACTACTGCGGCCTATGCCAACCGGAAATATTCTGAAACTGCCATAGCACTGTATCACCAGTTGTTTGACCAATACGAGGATCAGCAATACCTCCTGAAAGCATTGTGGCTTACGGAACTGTCAAAAGGACGCCGCCTGCTCAATGAACAGCGCCGGACCGCTTTATGGCAACAGGAATCATTGCTGGCCCGTAATAACAAATGGGTTGATCAGCTGCGTTCCTTGTATGTATTGCTTGCTGAAACCTCCGAAGGGGCCTATAAGCAGCAGTTGCAGAACAACATCCGGCAACTGGAATTCAACCTGAACCTTAAAGAACGCAACGCGCTGCTGACACTGCCGTCGTATGCTGCTTTTGAAAAATGGGTACAAAAAGAAGGCCGGCAAAAAACACTGATCAGCTACTACCTCGGCGACAGCTATTCGTACATCATCCATATCCGGAACGGCGTTTTTCAGCACCGGCTGGATACGGCCACTACAGCGGGAAGACAGGAACTGGTACGGTTTATACATACATATTTCTATACCGGTCCTGCAGCCTTTAATCAGGATCCCAAAGGGTATTTCAGCCGGTCCTCAGCACTGCTTCACACCTGGAACCCCTGGTGCGAAGCCGCTCCCGGTACCGTCCTGATCGCGCCCGACGGGGAGTTACACAACCTGCCGTTTGAAGCACTCAGCATTGAAGCCGGTAAGCCGGTATACTGGGGTGCCACCGCTGCTATAGGATACAGCTTTACCTTTTTGCAGCAGGCATTCTCCGGTATGGAACAACCGTCTTCCCGGCCGGTTGCGGTGTTCAGCTTTGAAAAGCCGCACCTGGGATTTCCTGCCCTTCCGCAATCGGCCGCAGAAGCCTCGTTTTTAAACCGGCGTTTTGCCACCCGGTGGTATGCAGCTGAAAAAACCACGGATTCCTCCTTTATGGCCGCATTGAATTCCGGAAGCGTGATACACCTGGCGGCCCATGCTGTGGCTCATAACGGAGGACAGCCCTATCTTGTATTAAAAAACAAACTGTACCTCGGGCAGCTGCAATACATTACCACCCGGTCACCACTGGTGGTGCTGGCCGCCTGCGAAACCGGTTCAGGAGAACTCCGCCAGGGCGAAGGCATGCAAAGCCTGGGACGGATCCTCCTGAGCAAAGGTGTTGATGGTGTACTCTCCTCACGCTGGGAAGTGGATGATGCTGCTTCGGGCGCACTGATCCGGGACTTTTACCAGGCCCTGTCGGCAGGCGCAGCGCCGGTTGTAGCTTTGCAGCAGGCGCGCGTCGCTTATCTCGGGGAACATCCCACAATAGCCGCCCAAAATCCGCTGTACTGGGCCGCCTACTGCTACCAGGGAAATAACCAGCTCGTGCTGCTCCGGCAAAAAAAGACTTCCGCGCTGCTGTTGTCGCTTTTATTCATTGCTGCGGCTATGGCGATCACCGCACTTGTTTTGCGGTATAAAAAACTGCTTTAG